The Streptomyces cyanogenus DNA segment CCACCCCCGACCCGGCCGTCAGCGAGGTCAAGGCACAGGCCGTCCGGGCCGCCCGCCGTACGGTCTTCGCGGGGGTGCACACCAAGTTCGGCGCGGTCAGCTTCTGCCGGTTCGCCGAGATCGGCGCACTGGAGGCGATCGTGACCAGCACCCTGCTCCCGGCCGCCGAGGCCCACCGCTACTCCCTGCTGGGCCCGCAGGTCGTCCGGGTCTGATTGTTCCAACTCGCCCTCCCCTGCGGGGCGTTCCTCACCTCCGAGCGCCCCTTATGTCCCCGTACTCCCCATACCTCCAGGAGCGATCCATGCGCACCCCGAGCCGACGGAGGCCGCGAGCCACGCTCGCCCTGGCCGCCGCAGGGACGCTGCTCGCCCCGCTGCTCTCCGGCTGCTGGGCCGGCGCCGGCGGGACCGGTTCCGGCGGCGACTCCATCAACGTGCTGATGGTCAACAACCCCCAGATGACCGAGCTGCAGAAGCTGACCGCCGCCCACTTCACCAAGGACACCGGCATCAAGGTCAACTTCACGGTCCTGCCCGAGAACGACGTCCGCGACAAGATCAGCCAGGACTTCGCCAACCAGGCCGGCCAGTACGACGTGGCCACCCTGTCGAACTACGAGATACCGATCTACGCCCGCAACGGCTGGCTGCACGAGATGAACTCGTACGTCGCGAAGGACCCGTCGTACGACGAGCAGGACGTGCTGAAACCGATGCGCCAGTCCCTCACCGGGGACGACGGCAAGCTCTACGGGCAGCCGTTCTACGGCGAGTCGTCCTTCCTCATGTACCGCAAGGACGTGTTCGCGGCGAAGGGGCTGACGATGCCCGCCCACCCGACCTGGCAGCAGGTCGCCGACCTCGCCGCCAAGGCGGACGGCGCCCGGCCCGGGATGCGGGGCATCTGCCTGCGCGGGCTGCCCGGCTGGGGCGAGCTGATGGCACCGCTCACGACGGTCGTGAACACCTTCGGCGGCACCTGGTTCGACAAGGACTGGAAGGCGCGGCTGGACTCCCCGGCCTTCGAGAAGGCGACGAAGTTCTACGTCGGCCTGGTCCGCGGGCACGGCGAGTCCGGCGCCGCCCAGTCCGGCTTCGCCGAATGCCTGAACAACATGACCCAGGGCAAGGTCGCCATGTGGTACGACGCCACCTCCGCGGCCGGACTGCTGGAGGCGGCCGGCTCCCCGGTCAAGGGCAGGCTCGGCTACGCCCCCGCCCCCGTCGAGCACACCGGGTCCTCCGGCTGGCTCTACACCTGGGCCTGGGGCATCCAGCAGGCCTCCCGCAACCCCGACAAGGCCTGGAAGTTCGTCTCCTGGGCGTCCGGCAAGGGGTACGAGCAGCTGGTCGGCGAGACCAGCGGCTGGTCGAACGTCCCGGCGGGCAAACGGGCCTCGACCTACACCAACGCCGACTACCGGAAGTCGGCCGCCGCGTTCCAGGAGATGACCAAGGAGGCCATCGAGAGCGCCCGGCCGAACGACCCCGGCGTGCAGCCGCGGCCCGCGCCCGGCATCCAGTTCGTCGGCATCCCCGAGTTCACCGACCTCGGCACCAGGGTCTCCCAGGAGATCAGCGCGGCCATCGCCGGACGCCAGTCCGTCGACTCGGCCCTGAAGAAGTCGCAGGCGCTCGCCGAGCAGATCTCCAAGGAGTACGAGGGACGATGACAGCGACGACCACGGCCCCCCTCGCGGCCACCGACGAACGGACCGTCGGGCAGCCCTCGGCCCGGCTGCGCGCCTGGGCCACCCGCGCCCCGCTCCTGCCCGCCCTCGCCTTCATGATCGTGGTGACCCAGCTGCCCTTCGTGGCCACGCTGGTGATCTCCTTCTTCGACTGGAACGCCCTCTACCCCAAGGCCCGCCGCTTCACCGGCCTGGACAACTACCGCCAAGTGCTGACCGACGCGGACCTGCGCCATTCGGTGTGGACGACCGTGCTGCTCACGGCGGGCGTGGTGCTGGCCAGCCTGGTCCTGGGCCTCGCGCTGGCGCTGCTGCTGGACCGGAGGTTCCGCGGCCGGGGCATCGTCCGCACCCTCCTCATCGCGCCCTTCCTGGTGGTGCCGGTGGCTGCGGCCCTGCTCTGGAAGCATGTGCTCTACAACCCTGAGTACGGCTTGTTGAACGGGTTGCTGCACTATGTGGGCGGCCCACAGCCGGACTGGGTCTCGCGCACCCCGCTGCTCGCGGTCGAGGCCTCCCTGGTGTGGCAGTGGACGCCGTTCATGATGCTGATCCTGCTGGCCGGGCTGCAGAGCCGGGACCAGCAGCAGATCGAGGCCGCCCGGGTCGACGGCGCGAGCGACTGGCAGATCTTCCGCCATCTGACCCTGCCCCACCTGCGCCGCTATCTGGAGCTGGGCGCGCTGCTGGGCTCGATCTACATCGTCCAGAACTTCGACGCGGTCTTCACGATCACGTCCGGCGGCCTGGGCACCGCCAACCTGCCGTACACCGTCTACCAGAGCTTCTACCAGGCCCACGAGAACGGCCTGGCCTCGGCCGCCGGCGTCCTGGTGGTCATCGGCTCGATCGTCATCGCGACCTTCGCCCTGCGCGTGGTGTCGTCCCTGTTCCGCGAGGAGGTGTCCCGCGCATGACCGCCGTACTGCGCCGGGGCGGGCTCGGCCTGGTGGCCTGGCTGGCCGGCATCGTCTTCTTCCTGCCCATCGCCTGGATGGCCCTGACGTCCTTCCACTCCGAGGCGGACGCGGCGACGAACCCGCCGTCCTTCACCGCCTCCCTGACCCTCGACGGCTACCGCGAGTTCTTCGGCACCGGCGGCGGGGCGAGCCCCTGGCCCGCGCTGGTCAACTCCGCGGTGGCGTCGGTCGCCTCCACCCTGCTCGTCCTGGTGCTGGCCCTGCCGGCCGCCTACGCCCTGTCGATCCGGCCGGTGAAGAAGTGGACGGACGTCCTGTTCTTCTTCCTCTCCACGAAGATGCTGCCGGCCGTGGCGGGCCTGCTGCCGATCTACCTGTTCGCCAGGAACGCCGGGATGCTCGACAACGTCTGGCTGCTGGTCGTCCTCTACACCTCGATGAACCTGCCGATCGCGGTGTGGATGATGCAGTCGTTCCTCGCCGAGGTGCCGGTCGCC contains these protein-coding regions:
- a CDS encoding carbohydrate ABC transporter permease, which produces MTAVLRRGGLGLVAWLAGIVFFLPIAWMALTSFHSEADAATNPPSFTASLTLDGYREFFGTGGGASPWPALVNSAVASVASTLLVLVLALPAAYALSIRPVKKWTDVLFFFLSTKMLPAVAGLLPIYLFARNAGMLDNVWLLVVLYTSMNLPIAVWMMQSFLAEVPVAVIEAARVDGARLPTVLTRVVAPIALPGIAATALICFIFSWNELLFARVLTGVVAETAPVFLTGFITSQGLFLAKVCAASLVISLPVLAAGFAAQDKLVQGLSLGAVK
- a CDS encoding carbohydrate ABC transporter permease, yielding MTATTTAPLAATDERTVGQPSARLRAWATRAPLLPALAFMIVVTQLPFVATLVISFFDWNALYPKARRFTGLDNYRQVLTDADLRHSVWTTVLLTAGVVLASLVLGLALALLLDRRFRGRGIVRTLLIAPFLVVPVAAALLWKHVLYNPEYGLLNGLLHYVGGPQPDWVSRTPLLAVEASLVWQWTPFMMLILLAGLQSRDQQQIEAARVDGASDWQIFRHLTLPHLRRYLELGALLGSIYIVQNFDAVFTITSGGLGTANLPYTVYQSFYQAHENGLASAAGVLVVIGSIVIATFALRVVSSLFREEVSRA
- a CDS encoding ABC transporter substrate-binding protein; the protein is MRTPSRRRPRATLALAAAGTLLAPLLSGCWAGAGGTGSGGDSINVLMVNNPQMTELQKLTAAHFTKDTGIKVNFTVLPENDVRDKISQDFANQAGQYDVATLSNYEIPIYARNGWLHEMNSYVAKDPSYDEQDVLKPMRQSLTGDDGKLYGQPFYGESSFLMYRKDVFAAKGLTMPAHPTWQQVADLAAKADGARPGMRGICLRGLPGWGELMAPLTTVVNTFGGTWFDKDWKARLDSPAFEKATKFYVGLVRGHGESGAAQSGFAECLNNMTQGKVAMWYDATSAAGLLEAAGSPVKGRLGYAPAPVEHTGSSGWLYTWAWGIQQASRNPDKAWKFVSWASGKGYEQLVGETSGWSNVPAGKRASTYTNADYRKSAAAFQEMTKEAIESARPNDPGVQPRPAPGIQFVGIPEFTDLGTRVSQEISAAIAGRQSVDSALKKSQALAEQISKEYEGR